CGCGGTTGTGGCAGCATCCGGGGTCTGGATCGCCCGACATGGCCATGCAGCTTTACCGTCGGCATGTCTACGTCGCGCGTGACCGTTGCGGACTCAACAGGCCCGCTTCCCCTCGCACAGACGCCCAACAGGCGTCGGACCACATAAGCAAAAGGAGAATTCGCACATGCTGTCCCGTCAACTGATCAACGCGTTCCTCGGCGCAACGTTTGCACTGGCCTCTCTCGGCGCCTCGGCCCAGACGGCCGACAAGCCCCTCAAGGTCGGCACGATGGCCGGCTCGGACGCGCAGATCTTCGAAGTGGTGAAAAAGGTGGCCGAAAAGCGTGGCCTGTTCATCAAGATCGTCGAATTCAGTGACTATGCACAGCCGAACGCCGCGCTCGACGCTGGCGACCTGGACGCCAACGGCTTCCAGCACAAGCCGTTCCTCGATAGCCAGGTCAAGGATCGTGGCTACAAGATATCGACGGCTGGCCTCACCTACGTTTCGCCGCTGGGCTTCTATTCGAAGAAGTACAAGTCGCTCAAGGATCTGCCGAACGGCGCGCAAATCGGTATCCAGAACGATCCGTCGAACGGTAGCCGTGCGCTGCGTCTGCTCGCGAAGGAAGGTCTGATCAAGGTGAAGCCGGGTCTGGATGGCAAGAACATCACGCCGCTCGATATCGAGAACCCGAAGAAGTTCAAGATCCGCGAACTGGAAGCCGCACAACTGCCGCGCGCGTTGCCGGATCTGGATGCTGCGTCGATCAACACGAACTTCGCTGCACAGGCCGGTCTGGTGCCCAAGCGTGACGCCATCGCCATCGAAGACCTGAAAGGCCCGTACGCCAATCTGATCGCCGTGCGCACGCAAGACCTGAACAAGCCGTGGGTCAAGCAACTGGTCGATGCCTACCATTCGGACGAAGTGAAGCAGTTCATCGACACGCAATTCAAGGGCGCACTGATTGCGACGTGGTAAGCATTGAAACGCCGCGGGATGCGCGTCGCGCGCATTGGTGGCGCATTGATGACGCATTAGCGGCGCATTGATGCGACATGGCTCGCGTCAAATGAAAAACCGGGGTTTCGACCCCGGTTTTTTTACGTCCCCAAGCCGAGATTTTGGGCCGCTGGCGCTGCGGCGTTTGACTAGAATGAAAGCGTGATTCCTTTCGACGGGAGGCCGCCATGTCCATGATCAATTTCTCGATGATGCTGGTAGCGCTGCTCGTCGGCTTCGCCATCGGCATGCTCGTCGACCACTTCTGGGTCACGCATCACGATGAGCCTGCCGCGCACAAGCGTCTGGACTGGCACGAGATGTGGGACCGTATTCGTCATCAACATTGAGGTATTCGCGCCGGGTGCATCGCCGATGCACATTACCCGGCGCGAAGTTTGCGCCAGAGCGTCGAGCGGCTGATGCCGAGTGCTTCGCACGCGGCATTGCGGTCGCCGCCGCAGGCGGCCAGCGTCGAGTGAATGCGTGCCAGCTCCTCGGCGGCACGCCGCTCGCGTCCGGTCATCGGGGCGTCGGGCGCGTCGACGGTTGCAACGCCCGTCGCACCCTTTATGCCTTTTATCCGGCCACCGTTCGTTTTTGAAACGTCGAACGCGGGCGGTGGCGGCGTCGTGCCAAGTTCCGGGGCAATCTCGATCAATCGTGCACGGCTGATTTCGCGGGCATCGACCACATCGGCGCAGACGACCGCGATGCGCTCCAGCAAGTTCTCCAGCTCCCGAACGTTCCCCGGCCAGCGATAGCTCGCAAGCAGCGGCAATAGAGACGCTTGCAACGCATCGACGCTCATGCGCGCACCCGCCCGGGCCAATGCGCGCTCCAGGAACAGCGGCGTGAGGCGTGGCAGGTCGTCCATGCGTTCGCGCAACGCGGGCAGCACCATGCGCAGGATGTTCAGACGGTAGTAAAGATCTTCGCGAAACAGCCCGGCCGCGACTTGCTGGCGCAGGTCGCGGTGCGTGGCGGCGACCACGCGCACGTCGCACGGCACCGGTTCATTTGCGCCAAGACGCAGGACTTCGCGCTCCTGCAACACGCGCAGCAGCCGGGTTTGCAGCGGCATTGGCATCTCGCCGATTTCATCGAGAAAGATGGTGCCGTTGTGTGCCGTCTCGAACAGACCGGCTTTGCCACCGCGTCGGGCGCCGGAGAACGCGCCATCTTCATACCCGAACAACTCGCTCTCGAGCAGCGTCTCCGGAAACGCGGCGCAATTGATGGCGACGAACGGATAGTCGCGGCGGCGGCTCGCGTTGTGGATCCCCTGTGCAAGCAATTCCTTGCCCGTGCCGCTCTCGCCGTGCAC
This window of the Pandoraea sputorum genome carries:
- a CDS encoding MetQ/NlpA family ABC transporter substrate-binding protein produces the protein MLSRQLINAFLGATFALASLGASAQTADKPLKVGTMAGSDAQIFEVVKKVAEKRGLFIKIVEFSDYAQPNAALDAGDLDANGFQHKPFLDSQVKDRGYKISTAGLTYVSPLGFYSKKYKSLKDLPNGAQIGIQNDPSNGSRALRLLAKEGLIKVKPGLDGKNITPLDIENPKKFKIRELEAAQLPRALPDLDAASINTNFAAQAGLVPKRDAIAIEDLKGPYANLIAVRTQDLNKPWVKQLVDAYHSDEVKQFIDTQFKGALIATW